One Bifidobacterium angulatum DSM 20098 = JCM 7096 DNA window includes the following coding sequences:
- a CDS encoding HPr family phosphocarrier protein, producing the protein MATRTITINDPVGIHARPAAQFAQAVTASGCTVTIAKEGGNAVPAGSILSVMGLGIKQGDAVVIDVQGADDETVADNLVNILVNAE; encoded by the coding sequence ATGGCAACCCGCACCATCACCATCAACGATCCCGTCGGCATCCACGCTCGCCCGGCAGCGCAGTTCGCCCAGGCCGTCACCGCCTCCGGCTGCACCGTGACCATCGCCAAGGAAGGCGGCAACGCCGTTCCCGCCGGCTCCATCCTGTCCGTCATGGGCCTGGGCATCAAGCAGGGCGACGCCGTAGTAATCGACGTGCAGGGCGCCGACGACGAGACCGTTGCAGACAACCTGGTGAATATCCTCGTCAACGCCGAGTGA
- a CDS encoding YbhB/YbcL family Raf kinase inhibitor-like protein, with protein MKISADFTVVPDDFAKAAAPEYRVDDAPAISFPFYIDEVDSEAQYLHWAFTDPDSIPVCGFEWIHWTVANLPIDALMFDFNDSHALAVPPDFSRQMPAMIPEAVQGRNSSASHFVGRGDNPALIMRYNGPQPPDKDHDYCLHVWATKQPLPGLNQGFWMNELFHRLRETPETPDQAVMYVTGRA; from the coding sequence ATGAAGATCTCCGCTGATTTCACAGTCGTGCCCGACGACTTCGCCAAAGCCGCGGCACCGGAATATCGGGTGGACGACGCACCCGCCATCTCCTTCCCCTTCTATATCGATGAAGTCGACTCCGAGGCGCAGTACCTGCATTGGGCGTTCACCGATCCCGATTCCATTCCCGTATGCGGGTTCGAATGGATTCACTGGACGGTCGCCAATCTGCCGATCGATGCGTTGATGTTCGATTTCAACGATTCCCATGCCTTGGCTGTGCCGCCTGACTTCTCGCGTCAGATGCCCGCCATGATCCCCGAGGCCGTGCAGGGGCGTAATTCCTCGGCATCGCATTTTGTGGGGCGCGGCGATAATCCGGCGCTTATCATGCGCTATAACGGCCCGCAGCCGCCGGATAAGGATCATGACTACTGCCTGCATGTGTGGGCCACCAAGCAGCCGCTGCCCGGGCTTAATCAGGGGTTCTGGATGAACGAGCTGTTCCATAGGCTGCGTGAAACCCCCGAAACCCCGGACCAAGCCGTCATGTATGTAACCGGGCGTGCCTGA
- the ptsP gene encoding phosphoenolpyruvate--protein phosphotransferase, producing the protein MIIKGVGIGRGVAVGKVIRMAPPLEEPADVRRDASVSAVEENERVTKAMAKVNAELNHKAEQAANGDEGAKQAAPILQAIAMFASDPSLAENIKNLVNGGKTGERAVLEGFAQVEEMFKMIGGYQAERAADLHDVGQRVIAELRGVAAPGVPESDDPFVLVAEDLSPADTSTLDLTKTLAIVTSQGGPTSHTAILARARGIVSVVSAAEAADLKDGEQVIVNAAKGEVVTEPTDEEIKQAEAAKEHAAKAKELRGQAGGTKDGHLVPLLANLGKPADAKTALEYGAEGVGLFRSEFLFIGNSEPPSVEEQTKAYTELLSQFPGKKVVIRMLDAGADKPLPFLTPEDEPNPALGLRGLRTLREHKEVLEGQLKALAAADAQTDADLWVMAPMVADEYEADYFVKLGKSFGLKKVGAMAEVPSIALMADKVAEVADFVSIGTNDLTQYTMAADRTLGSVAGYQTAWHPAVLRAIKLICDAGNAKGMPVGVCGEAAADPDLAVVLTGLGVNSLSMTPVALDDVRAQLAEVTFEEAQAKAKAALNGDFYKPAQ; encoded by the coding sequence ATGATTATCAAGGGTGTTGGCATCGGACGTGGCGTTGCGGTAGGCAAGGTCATTCGTATGGCTCCGCCGCTGGAGGAGCCGGCGGATGTTCGCCGCGACGCCTCGGTCAGCGCGGTGGAAGAGAACGAGCGCGTGACCAAGGCCATGGCCAAGGTGAACGCCGAACTGAACCATAAGGCCGAACAGGCCGCCAACGGCGATGAGGGTGCCAAGCAGGCGGCGCCGATTCTGCAGGCCATCGCCATGTTCGCCTCCGATCCTTCTCTTGCCGAAAACATCAAGAACCTCGTCAATGGTGGCAAGACCGGTGAGCGCGCCGTACTCGAAGGCTTCGCCCAGGTCGAGGAGATGTTCAAGATGATCGGCGGCTATCAGGCTGAGCGTGCGGCCGATCTGCATGATGTCGGCCAGCGTGTGATCGCCGAGCTGCGCGGCGTTGCGGCTCCGGGCGTCCCGGAATCCGACGATCCGTTCGTGCTCGTCGCCGAAGATCTGTCTCCCGCCGACACCTCCACGCTTGATCTGACCAAGACGCTCGCCATCGTCACCTCTCAGGGTGGACCGACCTCCCACACCGCCATTCTGGCCCGCGCTCGCGGCATCGTGTCCGTGGTGTCCGCAGCCGAGGCGGCCGATCTGAAGGACGGCGAGCAGGTGATTGTGAACGCCGCCAAGGGCGAGGTCGTCACCGAGCCGACCGACGAGGAGATCAAGCAGGCCGAGGCAGCCAAGGAGCATGCCGCCAAGGCCAAGGAACTGCGTGGCCAGGCAGGCGGCACCAAGGACGGCCATCTTGTTCCGCTGCTTGCCAACCTGGGCAAGCCGGCGGATGCCAAGACCGCACTGGAGTATGGTGCGGAAGGCGTCGGCCTGTTCCGTTCCGAGTTCCTGTTCATCGGCAACTCCGAGCCGCCGAGCGTCGAGGAGCAGACCAAGGCCTACACCGAGCTGCTGAGCCAGTTCCCGGGCAAGAAGGTCGTCATCCGTATGCTTGACGCCGGTGCCGATAAGCCGTTGCCGTTCCTGACCCCGGAGGACGAGCCGAACCCGGCTCTGGGTCTGCGTGGTCTGCGTACCCTGCGTGAGCATAAGGAGGTCTTGGAAGGCCAGCTCAAGGCGCTTGCCGCGGCCGATGCCCAGACCGACGCCGATCTGTGGGTCATGGCCCCGATGGTCGCCGACGAGTATGAGGCCGATTACTTCGTCAAGCTGGGCAAGAGCTTCGGACTGAAAAAGGTCGGCGCGATGGCCGAGGTCCCGTCCATCGCCCTGATGGCCGACAAGGTCGCCGAGGTCGCCGACTTCGTGTCCATCGGCACCAACGATCTGACCCAGTACACCATGGCCGCCGACCGTACGCTCGGTTCCGTCGCCGGTTACCAGACCGCATGGCACCCGGCGGTGCTGCGTGCGATCAAGCTGATCTGCGATGCAGGCAATGCCAAGGGTATGCCGGTCGGCGTGTGCGGCGAGGCCGCCGCCGATCCTGATCTGGCTGTTGTGCTCACCGGCTTGGGTGTGAATTCCCTGTCGATGACCCCGGTCGCTCTTGACGACGTGCGTGCCCAGCTGGCTGAAGTCACCTTCGAAGAGGCTCAGGCCAAGGCCAAGGCCGCGCTGAACGGCGACTTCTACAAGCCTGCCCAGTGA